A stretch of the Mycobacterium shigaense genome encodes the following:
- a CDS encoding cystathionine gamma-lyase: MSSRYGDSTRSVKAVGSQAIPGRPVAAQPVFASTYHLSGDAADGLDSYGRGSNPTWRKLESALAQLEGAGGVLAFGSGMAAISAALRALVRPGSTLVVPADGYYQVRRLATEDLVPAGVTVIEAAAAQLYDAAERADVVLAESPTNPALDVVDLRRLAAICHGRGGRLVVDNTAASPLGQRPLELGADLVVASATKGLSGHSDLLAGYVATNHADLAAAVERHRLLAGAILGGFEAWLLLRSLGSAGLRFERQCANAHAVATLLAGHPAVRRVRYPGLPDDPAHPVATAQMRRFGALVSVELADAAAVHALVRRSELLVASTSFGGLHTSVDRRARWGDAVATGFARISLGIEDTDDLLADIEGALTSGS, translated from the coding sequence ATGAGCAGTCGTTACGGTGATTCCACCCGCAGTGTCAAAGCCGTTGGTTCACAGGCGATTCCGGGCCGGCCGGTGGCGGCGCAGCCGGTATTCGCCAGCACCTATCACCTGTCCGGCGACGCGGCCGACGGCCTGGACAGCTACGGCCGCGGCTCCAATCCGACCTGGCGGAAACTGGAATCGGCGCTGGCGCAGCTGGAAGGTGCCGGCGGCGTGCTGGCGTTCGGCTCCGGCATGGCGGCCATCAGCGCGGCCCTGCGCGCGCTGGTCCGGCCGGGATCGACGCTGGTGGTGCCCGCCGACGGCTACTACCAGGTGCGCAGGTTGGCCACGGAGGACCTGGTACCCGCGGGCGTGACGGTGATCGAGGCGGCCGCCGCGCAGCTCTACGACGCCGCCGAACGGGCCGACGTCGTGCTGGCCGAGAGCCCGACCAACCCCGCGCTGGACGTCGTCGACCTGCGGCGGCTGGCCGCGATCTGTCACGGTCGCGGCGGGCGCCTGGTCGTGGACAACACCGCCGCCTCCCCGTTGGGCCAGCGGCCGCTGGAACTCGGCGCCGACCTGGTGGTCGCCAGCGCCACCAAGGGCCTGTCCGGCCACAGCGACCTGCTGGCCGGGTACGTGGCCACCAACCACGCGGACCTGGCCGCCGCGGTGGAACGGCATCGGCTGCTCGCCGGCGCCATTCTCGGCGGATTCGAGGCGTGGCTGCTGCTGCGCAGCCTCGGCAGCGCCGGGCTGCGATTCGAGCGACAATGCGCGAACGCGCACGCGGTCGCGACGCTGCTGGCGGGCCATCCGGCGGTTCGGCGGGTGCGCTACCCGGGCCTGCCCGACGACCCGGCGCATCCCGTCGCGACCGCGCAGATGCGCCGCTTCGGGGCGCTGGTGTCGGTCGAGTTGGCCGATGCCGCGGCGGTGCACGCGCTGGTGCGGCGCAGCGAGTTGCTCGTCGCGTCCACCAGCTTCGGCGGGCTGCACACCTCGGTGGATCGCCGGGCACGCTGGGGCGATGCCGTCGCCACCGGATTTGCGCGCATCTCGCTGGGCATCGAGGACACCGACGACCTGCTCGCCGACATCGAGGGCGCCCTGACCTCCGGGTCGTAG
- a CDS encoding TetR/AcrR family transcriptional regulator yields the protein MVGAMTQTADRCDQASPWSPREAEILAVTLRLLQEHGYDQLTVDAVASAARASKATVYRRWPSKAELVLAAFIEGVRQVAVAPNTGTLRGDLLQLGEVCGEHGREHASTIRAVMVEVSRHPALDDALQEQFLKQRKAVVQDVLRQAVERGEITAEAISDELWDLLPGYLIFRSIIPGRPPTRDTVRALVDGFLMPGLTRNVR from the coding sequence ATCGTGGGCGCTATGACCCAAACGGCCGATCGATGCGACCAGGCCTCACCGTGGTCGCCACGCGAGGCCGAGATATTGGCGGTTACCCTGCGCCTGCTGCAGGAGCACGGCTACGACCAGCTGACGGTCGACGCGGTGGCCAGCGCCGCCCGCGCCAGCAAGGCCACCGTGTACCGGCGCTGGCCCTCCAAAGCCGAACTGGTGCTGGCCGCCTTCATCGAGGGCGTTCGCCAAGTCGCGGTCGCGCCGAACACGGGGACACTGCGCGGCGATCTGCTGCAGCTGGGAGAGGTTTGCGGCGAGCACGGCCGCGAGCACGCCAGCACCATCCGCGCGGTCATGGTCGAGGTGTCGCGCCACCCGGCACTCGATGACGCGCTGCAGGAGCAATTCCTCAAGCAGCGCAAAGCCGTTGTCCAGGACGTGCTGCGGCAGGCCGTCGAGCGCGGCGAGATCACCGCCGAGGCGATCAGCGACGAGCTGTGGGACCTGCTGCCCGGCTACCTGATCTTCCGGTCCATCATCCCGGGACGCCCGCCCACCCGTGACACGGTGCGGGCACTCGTCGACGGCTTCCTCATGCCGGGCCTCACCAGAAACGTGCGTTAA
- a CDS encoding DUF4436 family protein produces MRPPRYPFAHRLVGPDHNPLHVGLFVGVALKRHHGSCPGAARQGSRGARAHPGDRATHRAFPVPLTLARDVEWWPFDTYYTEPITVELFSGVQAPERANVTFVDRLTGWKVDVSRVNRANPLSPYVVELQRSASTMLFAIVILVIFVAIAAVGLFVAVKTICDPRRFQSPLTTWYAAMLFAVVPLRNARPGSPAFGSWIDLTIVLWVLVALVVSMLLYIASWWRATTQA; encoded by the coding sequence GTGCGGCCGCCGCGTTATCCCTTCGCGCACCGACTCGTCGGACCCGACCACAATCCGCTGCACGTGGGGTTGTTCGTCGGGGTGGCGCTGAAGCGTCACCACGGTTCCTGTCCTGGTGCTGCTCGTCAAGGATCTCGGGGTGCCCGCGCCCATCCCGGGGATCGCGCTACGCATCGCGCTTTCCCGGTCCCGCTGACCCTGGCGCGCGACGTCGAATGGTGGCCGTTCGACACCTATTACACGGAGCCGATCACGGTCGAATTGTTCTCGGGCGTCCAGGCACCCGAACGCGCCAACGTAACATTCGTCGATCGGCTGACCGGCTGGAAAGTCGATGTGAGCCGCGTTAATAGGGCGAATCCGTTGTCGCCGTACGTAGTCGAACTACAACGTTCGGCGAGCACAATGCTGTTCGCGATCGTCATCCTGGTCATCTTCGTCGCCATCGCCGCGGTCGGCTTGTTTGTCGCGGTCAAGACGATATGCGATCCACGGAGATTTCAGTCGCCGCTGACAACGTGGTACGCGGCAATGCTTTTCGCGGTGGTCCCGCTACGCAATGCGCGGCCTGGCTCGCCGGCGTTCGGAAGCTGGATCGACCTGACGATAGTTCTGTGGGTCCTGGTCGCCCTGGTGGTCTCGATGCTGCTCTATATCGCGTCGTGGTGGCGGGCGACGACCCAAGCCTGA
- a CDS encoding MmpS family transport accessory protein, translated as MSVSALVRRRWMVLVAVLVLAITGFAIYRLHGIFGSNTNTAANGGLAEEIVPFNPKKVVLEVFGSPGAVATINYLDVNAQPQQVTNAPLPWSFTITSTEPAVVGNVVAQGDGDMLGCRITVNGLVKDERTINKVDAYTFCLDKSG; from the coding sequence ATGTCCGTGTCCGCCCTCGTCAGAAGACGGTGGATGGTGCTGGTCGCGGTGCTCGTCCTGGCCATCACCGGGTTTGCCATCTATCGCCTGCACGGCATCTTCGGCTCGAACACCAACACCGCGGCCAACGGCGGCCTGGCAGAAGAGATCGTGCCGTTCAACCCCAAGAAGGTGGTGCTCGAGGTCTTCGGCTCGCCGGGGGCGGTGGCAACCATCAACTACCTTGACGTCAACGCGCAGCCGCAGCAGGTCACAAACGCGCCGCTGCCATGGTCATTCACCATCACCTCGACGGAGCCCGCGGTCGTGGGCAACGTGGTGGCCCAGGGCGATGGCGACATGCTCGGCTGCCGTATCACCGTCAACGGCTTGGTCAAAGACGAACGCACGATCAACAAGGTTGACGCCTACACCTTCTGTTTGGACAAATCGGGATGA